CGGCTGTGTGCCTACATCTCATCTTGCTGCGTATCACAGCGTTGTGGATTCAGGCATACCAGACTGCCCTGGTTTTTAAGCTGGTGCATTGAATTGCAGGTGGGAGCAGTTGGGGTGTGTGTGCTTCCTTCTGCCAACCCTGCAGTAGAGGTGAGAACCTCCTGCAAAAGGGGAGGGAGGATACCTGAGAGCAGTAATGCTGTGAATTGCCTCAGTGAGGTTTGTCTGAACTTGTCTTAGTTCCTTCTTATAGCTTgcaaactgatttattttctgcatggtGAAAGTCTAATAGCTGTCTGCTGTTTGTTATATTAATGATCCAGAGAAGTGGACAAATGATGAAATGAAATCTGACACAATTATTTCAATTAGCTGAGACTAGAGAAGGCTGTGGAGAATTGCAGAGAAGCCTCACAAAGTTGGGTATAGGGGCATTAGAactgtaaatgaaaataatctgtTGATAAATGCAtagtattttcactgaaaagataCTGTGTTCATGCATACTGCTGAGTGAATTAACTGTATGATCTCTGGAAAAAGGGCAAGTTATTGCTACACAGAACTGATTGTAAAATCTTTGTTCCATAGCATTATTTATCTGAAAAGCAGACTGAATATTAGAGTATGtatggaatgaaataaaaaacagtacTTAATTGTCTGAAGGTCAGTAAGTTGAGTACATCTTCAAAAAAAGAAGATGTGCAAAAGGATAGCAAAAATGCAAAAGGTCCTGTAATGGCAGTATAAATTATTAAGCtcatgaaattatttccatatgAAGCAAGCTTCAAAAAGTAGGAACAAATTGAGTAATCCTTTACTGATTTTCAGTAGTTGTTTCTTATATGAGTGCTCCAGTTGATTGAAATGTAAGTACTTAGCAGCATTCACAAGATCTCATTTGTCAAAGCCTTGTGGTTATTTAAGATTTTATCATCTGTCATCATCCTTTCACCTCcctcattttcctctctcctctcacTCTCTTGCTGTAACAGCTTATGCTGGTGGTTAATGGAGATTTGAACTAAGATTCTAGACTTCGCActgaatgtgttttcttttttttcctctctgcaggctTTGAGAGGATGGGCACCTTCAGCAAAGGTGCATGGTGGAAGGCTGACAGGGCTAGTGTTTAAAGGTTTGATTTAGCTGCTCTGCACCCATGAGATTTTGATGACTTGGACTTCAAAAGGTTTAAATTACCTCAGTTTTTGTAATAATTCTCCATATTACTGTTGGACAAAGAATAtttgatggatttttttaaaaattgttttaaagagCAGTCCATTCCTCAGCCTTCAGCAGAGATCTGTTACATCTGATAGGAATTTCATAACTTGGCTGAACAGTAAGCTGAAGTATATGATGGTAAAGTTCGTGGAAGGATTTTTGAACAATTTGTAAtgatttgaaattatttggagAGACAGATCCCCAGTGTGAGCTCAGAAATCTTGAGAGGtttggaggtggtggtgggattttttggaAACTAAGCTAAAACACTGACTAAATTGTTGAACAGTAATTAtcttctgtgctgtgcagttctgcctattttacatattttacttctgtaaaACCATCAAGATTAAGAATATGAGTTATTCTTCCCAAGATCTCCTACAGTTATAAAAAAAACTATTGAATTGTATAAAGAAAACAGTTGTTTAAAGTTGATGTGttattttctagattttttttctgtgagaattGAAGTTTCAGGTGTATAAATCATGTTGGTTTATACATCATATTCTGTTATGCCATATAACCCATGCTATATctagaaatataaatacaagGTTTACTTCAGTATTATTGATCAGTGTTTAGACACCTGTACTCGATGACTCTGATCCCCATTTAGATTTGGTTGGCAGATAGAGAATCCTCATGTCAGACTGTTAGAGCTGTAATTCAGAATTACAGGATTGACTTGTTTTTTCAGATACTCATGTGACAATTCAGTAATAGATTCCTTCCCTTGTGGTTGGGGAAAGAGGTTGAGCTCCCCATAAAATTGCTATCTTATTCTATAAAAAAgtcttaaaagtaaaaaaaaaataaaaataaaaaaatcatgttctCTTGCATGTTCCTCCTTCCTGGAGGCAGGAACCTTAAAATTGATAGGAAAGGCTAGCTAAGGATGCAGGCTtttaagaaatttattttcttaacaaaattaaaattttgcattaatatactgtagatttttcttcattgtcaTTGAGAGAAGTTATTTTGCTTGAAAAGCTATTGTCTTTGCCTCCATTTCTTATCAGTGGACACTTTCTCTGAAGATAGAATCTGAGTCTTGTAGCATCAGTATATAAAATCAGAATGATTAATAGCTCAATTAtctaacattaattttaatgccTTTTGCCATCAAGCAAATACACACAGCATGTCTCACATGCTTCTCAGTATGTAAATAAATTGTTTGTTTTAGGAGCACCCCCTGTGGCTTTAGAAAGCATTATGTATGTTCTTGCTGTCTATGCTACAGATGTGTATCAATTTTTTcaaagccccccccccccccgctacttcaggttttttatgaagtatcacattttatttgttctgtgcCATTTACAGCTTATTAGGAATCGATTTTCTATTATCTATTAAGCATTCCAATGCAAATCTAGAGAACTCTGAATTTCCTGCATTCACTATGTAAAATATGattaaaatccaaacaaaagTATTCAAAAGCAAGAATACATTTTCCTCATAGAAGTCATATGCTTTAAACTCATCTGATTATGCTTTGGGGACCTTTGGAGTGTTTGGAATTGCCAGGATTTGTGTGTCAAGTGAGAAACACGGGTTCGCACGTTGTATTTTGAGAAAGTACAATGTGTATTGCAGGGACTTGTAACAGATTGGACCAACTCTTGGACTAAATACTGCAGACTGTAGAAGCCCCTGACAAGCAAAAAAATTGTAGTTAAGATCCATGGtgtcaaataaaaatgaattttggTAGTCAATAATGAAGACCATACTGATGCAGGAATtagattttgctttctgtgctaGGCCACAGATAGGTTTCATAGTTCTGCTCCTCACCAGAGATGCAGTTTTCACTGTTGTTGCTCCAATTTCAATCTtgaaaagaatgtatttttttaaaaaccctcaACATTCCTTAAAAATATCTACTTCAGTCCTCCTGTGTGTAACATGGAATGATACTTAATGTTTTTTACTGGAACTTACTGACTTACAGTAAATGTAATGCACTATTCCACAAGTCCAATCAAGGAACAGTATTTCAGTTTGAGAATAATATCCATTTCTGTACTTGGAAAACTTCTGTGAGTGTTTTATGACATGGTAGGAATTCATAATTAGAATGGGTAGGACAGATGCATCACTAtattgaaaacactgaaaaaagcttttccttcatGTGGGTTGGGAGAGGGCAGAGGACTAGACCCGAAGTCCTGTTTCTGTTGACTTGCTACCAGTTAGATTGTAGTATCTGATTCATCCTTCACTGACAAGCCTTCTCACTTGCTTTAGGAGCTCTTCTCTGTTTATCAGATTGGAAAGAGTCCTGTGTGACCTCTCTGATCTGCCAGTCATCTATTAGAACGGTTCTGAGACCTGCAGGTTATCTTAGATGGTTGAGCTCATGATACTGCTTAGAGTGACATCAAGAGAAATCACACAATTGCAAGCTCATGTAAAGCTCCCTTAAATAACTGTTTCTGTCTGATTCCTTTTACTAATTTTAATTGTATTCACTTGCGTGTGCCTGGGATAACACTTCATTTCATTGCTTTGTCTACATTATTATATTCAGAGTCACCTCCTGTATGGCACTCTGATACTAAATTTGATTTACTGGAATCCTTGATGTTTTCTGTTAAGTATTTTTTGATGAGCAAGTTGAGCCACACTGATAAATGCAATTCAGAAACAATGTGTGTTTTTtattgtgcctttttttttttgttgttaaccAGACATGAAATTTGATTATCCTTTGGTGTCACTTTATTGGTTCATAAGCATGTGCAACTCTTACCCCGAGCATAGTAAGAGACAGCTGGAAAGTATGAAACTAAATAAgtgggaaggggtggggggtgaCAGCATTGTTCACTTTGGAAATTTTTCCTTCAGCCCAGTATCCCAAActctagactgaaaaaaagaatcagcatTTGTACAAGTATTACTGTCAGGCTGAGAAGGCCAAACCTTTCACTCTTCTTCAGGATAATGAGTTGTAAGGATTCTTCACAACTGCACATCCATGAGTAGTTCTTTTACATGTATTTGTGCTGTGTTGCTGGATTCAGCTGTCCTGGAGAGAGCTGCAGATGGCAGTCACCACTTTTACATTTTTGAGGGGTTCTTTTTCGTTCTGAGTGTGATAGTAAGTTGAGTAATATAGTAAAAGAATGAATTTTCAGTTTGATAATCCTTAAAATAAGTATATTATGTGCCTAACTGTCATGTTTCTCTATAGGTCTtaacagaggtttttttcccaggcatCCCTGAATAAGTACTAAGGATCTTAAAGTCAGGTTTTAAGATGCTAGTATTATGAGCAGGTAGGGCAGTAAGACTTTGTAAGCTTCATTTCTGCAGGCAAGTTTTAGTGACAAAAAGGGTTTTAAGAGCACATATTTCTAATAGAACTAGGCAGTTCAAGGGCTAAAGAAGCATTTTAATCTTTTGTGCCCACCCAGTCTCTATACAAATGTAAATATGTCTGTCTTTAACAATTTGccaagaaatgtgtttttaatttgttagcAGCaatcctgctccctgcagctctttcaGAGTTAAGTCACAAGTCTGGCGGTGCTTTGACGTTTTCCTCTGTCATGGTGTCATTGTTTATATGATGTCTGCTTCTGCTGTCCTCCTTTTTATGcctggaatatttttctttaattatttcacTGCCTAAAAGGAATTTGGGATTACTAGACAGGATGAGAGCAgattagctttttttctttctttagcaAGTCCTGAAGTTCCCATAGGAAATAAATAGTATTCCAAAAAACAGacagtgttttttatttttttttaattaactaaaaTTATTAAGtctaataaagaaaataaaggaagtaTCACCAATAATGGCTGAGTGTCTTAGTAGTATATGGAGTGCCCATTGTTGTTATTTATGACTCTCTGCCTTCTATTGTGGACTTATTCCAGCCTTAGGGAGTTTACATCACTCCTAATAGCAAAAGGCTCTCTGGTTCCCACAGAGTCTTTCAAAGACTGACTCATATGCCTTATGTTAATTGTTCAGCTCTCAAAATACAGCACTTACAGGGTGTGGTTCCGAGGGGAAAATCTACTGTACTTAGAGGGCATGTTCAGAAGTGTTTCACATATTaatcattttgatttttaatttttttaaatgccttaaCTCTTTTCTGTCACTGCTTTATGTGATaagttatttgaaaacaaaataggtCAGCAAAGGCATAGTGAGGGATTGTTCTAGCCCCTTCCACTCTGGACCATTAACTCCCGTCTGACTGAACTCACAAGTGATATGGCTTCATCATCTTTGCCTCTCTCCAGGGTCTGCTCTTCACATCCTGGTGTGACAGTACACTCCAGGCAACAATCATGCAGTGCTCATAACGAGCTGCAGGTTAGAGCTGAGGTTTGGTGCTTATCTGCAGTAGTGAGTACGTGTGGACAGGAACCATCCCCAATCCTATGCTGGGTTTTGTACAAAGTCCTACTTTCCCCCTATTGTCTAGCACATCTACAACAACTGCCTTAATGGACCTGGCCATCTTGTCTCGATGTGCCATGCTGAAGAAGATTTAAGAGAAATTAACCTTTTCATAAAGCAGAATAAGACAAGTTCAAAAGCTTCTGCTTGCACTTCTGGTCTCTGGCTAAGTAAGAgtgctttccagctgctttgaTGCAGAGTGATTGTGCAAGATCCTTCAGTCCAAGTTGTGTGAATGTTACTGGAAATCAGACTAGTTTCTACAGACTTTACAGTTGAGAGTCTGTGTCTAAAGATTAGCAAAGCACTTGaatatcttaaaaaatattatcttcttTAATAGTTTACAAAACATGAAATGTATTTAGTTAAATTAGGAGATCCATACCTGTAACAAGAATAGAAACAGCAATTAATCCCTCAGATTAAACTAGTTAGGCTTGATTTCTGAGCTTGAAATCATGTTGCATGTATGTCCCATGTGGTTTCTGCCTGCTGTAAATGCACGTGTTGCACCATTAGTGGACAGAACTTCATGCATCTACCAGTACACACAAACATGTTTGCGTAATTTGTCTCTGAAAGGAAGGCCCCAAACAGCTGTACTTTTTTAAACTGTCAAAATAGCTTTATTTCTTTGCCTGACTATGCTCTTTCTGCTTACAAAACAGGAAGTTTTTTTCACTGGTTTATTCTTCTGGAAAGAGTGGTGAGGTTTACCCCCTctcctttaaaacagaaataaaaataggcaGGGCTTAACCCCCCTGTAAGTGACAGGATCTTGTGGGGTGTTATAGGCAGCAGTCATGAACACACTTTGGCCTTGTGCCTCCACAGtctgtctttgctttcttcagttcttttgtaCTGCCTGGCTCCAGTGTGCTGGCTTCACAGTACCGAGCAAGAAAGGGAATAAATAAGCACTCCCGACATTTCATGTGCCccaagcagaagctgcagcatgCAGACTGGTGAagaaaaatgctattaaaaaaaaaaaaaaaaaaagagatgcacAAAGCCTCTTCTCTTCTTATTtgccacattatttttttctctcctctccatAGCCTCAGACATAATACTTTTTTGAAGTACGTAGTGAAGTCAGCAAATGGCCCTTCTCTCATTGAGATTGTTTCACTGTGAAAGGAAATGCTCACAGCTTgaagaaaaagagcattttccttccctgcctttaGCCCCAAACTCATATTATATAAAACCATGGCGCTGCTGTTAGCTGAGACTAGAAAGAATTCCCATGTTGTCCTGTAGTAGCCAACCACTACAATCTGCAAGAATTTGAATGTTAGTCTTAAAAGTTTTAACCCTTGCGGCCTTAAATGAGCGAAGGATACTCTGTAGATTATTTGGAAGTATGGAAAATTACAGGTATTCTTCTGAGAATAAGTGTATAGCCCACTGCGCCAGTCAgtctcttcagagaaaaaaaactgacAAACATCCCCCTGTCTGCAAGAGAGATTCCTGGCATTTGTCACAGTTTGAGCCACAATGATGTCAAATATTTGCCAGAAGTTTCCTCAGATGGTTTGGAAAGCTAAATCCTTTACATTACagtcttgtttgtttgtggtaTATTTTAGCATATGAAATATGTTCCTTGGGAGTCTGAAAGGGGAGGGAACTGACTAGACTCCCAAATATTAAAAGattgaaaataattctgtttctctTAGACTGCTCAGatcaaaataataaagaacACATGTAAGTCTTGGTATTAGAGCTGGAGTTTTATGTTGAATAATCATAGCTTGATGTGTCATGGTTTAAACCTGTATTTCTTTTGGAGCAGAAAGAAGAACTTTCCAATGGGACATCTGAATATTTTACTGAATCTGCTGAGAACAAGAAGCTTAAGATGAGTCTGAATGAACAAATAAAGCAAGACGTCTTGAAAGAAATGTATATCCTTATTCTTTCTAAGGGGTTAGATTTATAATCTGGTAAAATTTGGGTAAATATAATCTAGTTTATGTAATAGAACttcaaataatataaaattattattgttgttttgtATGGTGTGAAAAAAGCTATTACAACCCACATAGATATCTCACTTAGTGCTGGGCAGAATCGAatcagggtgtttttttccttgaatgaAGCTCTGAGCCGAAGTTCATCTCACAGCCTGTGTGAAGTCTAGATTTGTATGTGACACGCTGCTGAGGAGTGTTTACGTACTGACACTCCATCTGGTCCCTTGTGATCCCATTTTCCTATATAACTCCTATTAGAATATCATCTACTTGCATTACCTAAGTCCTTCTAAGATGAACGGGCTTGATACTAGATGAGTAGTGGTTAACTTTAAAGTAATGCTTTGAAACGTCCTGGGAAAAATTCCAGAGGAACATTCTAAAATAGAGATTAGGAACTCTCACACAGAGACGCACACGCGGCCTCTCCCCGCCTGCCCCCCTCTATTCTTTAGATGTGCATTATGCATGTGAATATATGGGAATGGTTTGAAATCATTTAGGCACTTatgaaatactattttatttaGCCAGTTTGGGAAGAAATTCAATATGCTTATGCCATGTTGACCTTTAACATCTGTAATGAATCCAGTTCTGCCTCTTGGAATAGAATGTGAACTCCTTCATGGCTTAGTCATTAATAAATAGGGTTCCCCTAGTGCAGCAGAAAATCAGACGGATAACGCTTGATATTATCCACAGCAGACAAGCATTACAGCTTGTCAAGATGatgtacacttttttttttccacattcaaAAAAGGGGTTGCCCTAGTGGTGTTTCAGAGTTTATAAGAAGGGCAGATTGAGGCAGTgaagtatctttttttaaatttaaaaccaaaattcgTTTTTTATTGCAGTGCGAAAAGGACAAAAGCAAGTAAAAGCAGCACAAGCAAACCTCAAATCAGCAAGGACTCCAAGGAAGTGGCTCTTGGCTCAGTGGACTCACAGACAGGGAACAGAAAGAAGGACTGTCAAACTGCTTTCAGTCCTCAATCTGAAGTGAAATGTAGGAGTATAGACCTGCTAAAGGACTGCATAAATACAGCTGAGAGCAACTTGGAGCTTCCTGGTTTAGCGCTGGAAAACTATGTTAATCAGAGACAGCCGGATAATGTTAGCAGCCAGCAAAAACCTCACTGTGTGGAGCAGTTGAAGATGAGTCTTCTAAGCGAGAACCCCCCTTGTAGCTCTGAGTCAGCACTGCTAGGTCCAAAACAAAGTCGGAAAGTGATGAAAACACAGGCTCAGCAAAAGAGCTGTGGTGCAGAAGAAAAGTCagagcatttgaaaaaaatatcctctGAAGAAGGGACTTCTTCAATTTCTAGCAATACCAAAATGAGTAAGCTTGATGATGATTGTTCAGGTCTATTCCTGGAGAAGAAGACCCCACTTAATTCCAGGTTGTTTTCTAAACAAGACATGGTAAAGACTGTGTCTGATGAGGAGTCACTAACTTTGGGAAAACACCTCTCCCAGCCTCTTTCTGAGAGGAGCAACATAGTGCAGACAAGACAAAATGAGCCAAGCACAACTGCTGAGGAATTGCCTGTGATGCCATCATCTTGTTTAGAACTGCAGCCTATGTCTTCGGTGAAGCTtagccaaaaaagaaaacaagaagctgaaaatggtctcaggaaattaaaactgcGAAGGCTTAAGAAGTCATAAAATCAAAAATACTATTGTGATGGCATGGCTGGACAGCCTCATTTGTCTTTGGAAAGCATATGCAAAAAGtaggaagcaattaaaaataatgaaaaagtcaAAATTAGATAAaactctttaaagaaaattcagttaACTAAGTTTCTAACTCATTTGGAAGTATAATAGAGATGATTCTGTTAAGTCTTTAGGAAGTAGACATTAATATTGTACAAACCAGTTGTAGTATTTGTAGAAAGAAGAATCTcttatgaaataatatttactaAGCAAAATTTTAGATCTGTGTATGTTTTATTGCTGTTAAAAAGTCATATTAGCTGATGACAGCAAAAGTTAAAACCACTTGATCTGTTAGCAGCTGCAGTTAGTGTTTTGCTTGTTTCAGAACAGAgtttattttagtaaaaattaatcctttctctctctgtgtcagGAAGTTTATGGTTTATTCACATGATCTTTACAACAATAAGGAGAATTGAGCTTATTTAAAATAGATCTTCATCCAGGATTTAATGATGCTGATAATTTCAGGCCCACCTTTTCACTTGTGTTTCAAAATAACTTCAATTTCTGCTTGCGCAGTTTTGgtacaaacatttatttcttaccCATGTTGTGGATAGAAGTGATCAAGGTCTTTGGAAGAAGGAAGATTAGCTTTATACATGCAGTCACCTGGATGTGCAAATATGGATTACTATTGGGGAAAGTTCATACATAAACATACCTACACTTCTTTATGCATTCATGTTTCAAAATCAGGCCTTGTTTGCATGCAAGGACTGTTCTTCATGTGTTAGCAATACCCAAGTTCTTATTTTAAGACAGaggtaatttttaattacacagggctttttaatactgcttttgTAAATTGTATGATAATACTCTGAGGATATGCAACTTTTTATTCCATacttatctttttaaaatgtttaaaataaaattataagaaattttctttcatcattctCTGCAAATCATTGTGACCACAGACATTTTATGTGAAGCGATTGAGAAAAATCTTACTTACGCGATATCCTCATGTAGGTACGGAGGAAGATTCACACCCATCAGCATTAGAGTTGGTAGTGCAATGCAGGTCCTTTTGAGAGTCAGTAATTTGGCAATTGACAGCAAGACACTATCAATTCAACAGGATCTTTCTGCTATAAATAGTTTCTACTTTTGCTATTAATGAGAAAGATTCTGCATGTACCAAGTGCCTGCTAGAAgacattttctctttatttcagcCTGAGTGATTTTTGTCACAGTGTTTGCAATGAGATTGCTAATGCTTGCTAATCTTCATGCTCTGCAAAAAGGTCTTTCCAAGTGACAGCAAAACCAAGACTGCAAATGGACCCAAGCTTGGAGGAAGAATAGCCTGAGGTATGTTTAATGTTGTCTTTGTATGGACTTGAGATCCTGGGCCAGGAAGGGAGTAAAAACCACCTTTTTGATGAGCTTAAAGGAGGTTTGAAgagatttaattaaatattcaaatcaaaattaataaatattatttaaatataaacatagaataaatatttagaagtaattaatattattatttaataataaaaagcatacTTTTTACAAGGATGGGTAGTGGTAGGTCAAGAAGTAATTGTTTTAAGCTGAAAGCAGatagatttaggtgagacattaggaataaattctttactgtgggggtggtgagacactgacacaggttgtccaggggctgccccgtccctggaagtattcaaggtgAGGTTAGATGGggcctggagcaacctggtctagcaggagatgtccctgcccaagaCAGGGGgattggaaatagatgatctttaaggtcccttccagcccaaaccagtctgtgatttatctgaaaaataaaagtaattaaagtGGAATAATTTTATCATTTATATTAAAGTCTTAGCATAGATTTTCTGGGTGGCTTCTCAAAGTTCTTACAGTAAATAAACTCATAAAGAATGGTATAAGCATATATTATAGACTGCAATTTTAGATTTCCATCATTTctactttgcttttccttggaTCTTTGTGGCAGTGTTTCTGGTTCTGACAGATACCTATAGGAGAGGTTTAGAGGATTATGCATTAACAGACCCAGGTTGAGTTTATAAAATAATTGAATGTCCTTCATTTCCCTCTGGTTAGGAAAAAGACCTTATGCTTGATTTTGCAAACTGTTGAGCACACCAG
The Apus apus isolate bApuApu2 chromosome 3, bApuApu2.pri.cur, whole genome shotgun sequence genome window above contains:
- the SLX4IP gene encoding protein SLX4IP isoform X1, with product MCRRSFPFLIPAEFQIPSPQEAASFLRGFLPPSSPSSINCSRLVATVVFWMANCYKKEIGDATGPAYTDMASNKFVIKCGNFAVLVDVHILPQGSSKDTSWFSDHEKEEVCMLLEEVVASRVKHYLEAPKQRGQWKSMDHAPSGPLFLTANSFHITAYFMKRWVNLRCALGKRYRELRVFPDRFIVCVSKLESNPSAWTCENGVLKEELSNGTSEYFTESAENKKLKMSLNEQIKQDVLKEIAKRTKASKSSTSKPQISKDSKEVALGSVDSQTGNRKKDCQTAFSPQSEVKCRSIDLLKDCINTAESNLELPGLALENYVNQRQPDNVSSQQKPHCVEQLKMSLLSENPPCSSESALLGPKQSRKVMKTQAQQKSCGAEEKSEHLKKISSEEGTSSISSNTKMSKLDDDCSGLFLEKKTPLNSRLFSKQDMVKTVSDEESLTLGKHLSQPLSERSNIVQTRQNEPSTTAEELPVMPSSCLELQPMSSVKLSQKRKQEAENGLRKLKLRRLKKS
- the SLX4IP gene encoding protein SLX4IP isoform X2 yields the protein MASNKFVIKCGNFAVLVDVHILPQGSSKDTSWFSDHEKEEVCMLLEEVVASRVKHYLEAPKQRGQWKSMDHAPSGPLFLTANSFHITAYFMKRWVNLRCALGKRYRELRVFPDRFIVCVSKLESNPSAWTCENGVLKEELSNGTSEYFTESAENKKLKMSLNEQIKQDVLKEIAKRTKASKSSTSKPQISKDSKEVALGSVDSQTGNRKKDCQTAFSPQSEVKCRSIDLLKDCINTAESNLELPGLALENYVNQRQPDNVSSQQKPHCVEQLKMSLLSENPPCSSESALLGPKQSRKVMKTQAQQKSCGAEEKSEHLKKISSEEGTSSISSNTKMSKLDDDCSGLFLEKKTPLNSRLFSKQDMVKTVSDEESLTLGKHLSQPLSERSNIVQTRQNEPSTTAEELPVMPSSCLELQPMSSVKLSQKRKQEAENGLRKLKLRRLKKS